The following proteins come from a genomic window of Synechococcus sp. BIOS-E4-1:
- a CDS encoding HEAT repeat domain-containing protein — translation MIPNTFSLAFEALDDELKGPAEMVFSESDEDRLVAVVSLQHLCDEDSVPFLIHALSDTSDDVVFTAVTSLWEIASQEAVIPLIDCLRDSKAERIRQEALNALKELVNQDHLMKLLDYLDESDIKLQASILVLLRKIHDVQALPSVAIFLESDHEVLRKESVMTLRYLNQLTHFPPALKLASDSSVNVRKETMLTLAHLDQPDVIDILESSLLNDDSWEVRRNAAQALERKSNPSTSTSLAVAIQDKHWQVRKFALRALQPHVLDEFSPTIISLLCDEYSDVRKEAALALGGIDSEQAKAALSQSLNDTDIEVRIASEKSLARLQA, via the coding sequence ATGATTCCCAACACTTTTTCTCTGGCTTTTGAGGCTTTAGATGATGAACTAAAAGGGCCAGCTGAGATGGTTTTTTCCGAATCTGATGAAGACCGTCTTGTTGCTGTTGTTTCTTTGCAACATCTTTGTGACGAAGACTCCGTTCCATTCTTAATTCATGCTCTTAGCGACACCTCTGACGATGTTGTCTTTACTGCGGTTACCTCTTTGTGGGAGATTGCTAGTCAAGAAGCTGTGATTCCCCTTATAGATTGCTTGCGTGATTCGAAAGCAGAGCGCATTCGACAAGAAGCATTGAATGCACTTAAGGAATTAGTCAATCAAGATCATCTTATGAAATTGCTTGACTATCTTGATGAAAGCGACATAAAATTACAGGCATCAATATTAGTGCTCCTCCGCAAGATCCATGATGTTCAGGCATTACCATCTGTAGCAATCTTTTTAGAATCAGACCATGAAGTATTGCGTAAGGAATCTGTAATGACGCTCCGCTATCTTAATCAGCTAACACATTTTCCACCAGCACTTAAACTTGCGAGTGATTCTAGCGTAAATGTTCGAAAGGAAACTATGTTGACCTTGGCTCATCTAGATCAGCCTGATGTTATAGATATTCTTGAGTCATCATTGCTTAATGACGATTCATGGGAGGTAAGACGTAACGCCGCTCAAGCACTTGAACGTAAATCTAACCCTTCGACCTCTACATCATTGGCAGTCGCCATTCAGGATAAGCATTGGCAAGTAAGAAAATTTGCGCTTAGAGCGCTTCAACCTCACGTTTTGGATGAATTTTCTCCCACAATCATTTCACTTCTTTGCGACGAGTATTCTGATGTTCGTAAAGAAGCTGCACTCGCTCTAGGGGGAATTGATTCTGAACAGGCCAAGGCTGCACTATCGCAATCTCTCAATGACACGGATATTGAGGTCAGAATTGCTTCTGAAAAATCTCTAGCTCGCTTGCAAGCATAG
- a CDS encoding P-loop NTPase has protein sequence MTQEEFRLKEVRDCLDCVKLPGSQLSIIKAALARNIRVIQDDIYVRLFHGSDQIELVLNTQNALSALAWSNRIIVDPRSIPGVKRTIAIGSGKGGVGKTTVTVGLANSLSKSGYNVGILDADIYGPNVSTLLGVDSIEVDTFVSNNRTRFIPATIRDLKVMSVGMLADASQSLAWRGPILTKLLKQFLFDVEWGELDFLLIDLPPGTGDAQITILQECPLAGVLLVGVPGTSSQADLVRTIAMYKQFDLTILGYVENFSSIECPNCGNVFPFLLDYLPEDQAMADIKDLEVLVHLPVQPDVLTKSCQNVEHTLGNIYPESFLKVANKCKELLV, from the coding sequence TTGACTCAGGAAGAATTTCGTCTCAAAGAAGTACGGGATTGCCTGGATTGTGTGAAGCTACCTGGCTCTCAACTATCTATTATCAAGGCGGCTTTGGCCCGCAATATTAGAGTTATTCAAGATGATATCTATGTTCGTCTTTTTCATGGCTCCGATCAGATCGAACTTGTTTTAAACACGCAAAATGCTTTATCAGCATTAGCCTGGTCAAATCGAATTATTGTTGATCCAAGATCTATTCCAGGTGTTAAACGAACTATTGCTATTGGCAGCGGTAAAGGAGGGGTTGGGAAAACGACAGTTACTGTAGGACTTGCTAATTCTTTAAGTAAAAGTGGTTATAACGTTGGAATACTTGATGCTGACATTTATGGTCCAAATGTATCTACACTTTTAGGCGTCGATTCTATTGAAGTAGACACTTTCGTAAGTAATAATAGAACTCGCTTTATCCCAGCCACCATTCGAGACCTAAAAGTTATGTCAGTTGGTATGCTGGCCGACGCTTCTCAGTCCCTTGCATGGCGTGGTCCAATTCTGACTAAATTGTTGAAGCAATTTCTCTTTGATGTTGAATGGGGAGAGCTTGACTTTTTGCTTATTGATCTCCCGCCAGGAACAGGAGATGCTCAAATAACAATACTTCAGGAATGTCCACTTGCAGGAGTTCTACTCGTTGGGGTACCTGGAACTTCTTCCCAAGCAGACTTGGTACGTACAATTGCAATGTATAAACAGTTTGATTTAACTATACTCGGTTATGTTGAAAATTTTTCTTCTATTGAATGCCCTAATTGCGGAAATGTCTTTCCATTTCTTTTAGACTATCTTCCTGAAGATCAAGCCATGGCTGACATAAAAGACCTTGAAGTTTTAGTGCATCTTCCTGTTCAACCTGACGTCTTGACGAAAAGTTGTCAAAATGTTGAACACACACTTGGCAATATATATCCCGAATCTTTTTTAAAAGTAGCCAATAAATGCAAGGAACTACTTGTATAA
- the egtB gene encoding ergothioneine biosynthesis protein EgtB, which yields MASGSLLNRLMEVRRTSEALIEPLNTEDLNLQGMADASPPKWHLAHTTWFFETFVLKPNHPRYVPADPRWSYLFNSYYEAVGPRQPRPQRGLLSRPPMEEVSAWRKRVNLALEELLEHHSEAPWLDLVELGLHHEQQHQELMLMDLLDGFSRQPLEPAYRSDWREQCDDQPITSCRPTDLPMQGSWLKCRGGLVEVGHNGDSFHFDNEGPRHRTWLEPFSIAARLVNNADYRCFIDDDGYQRPELWMSEGWAERSQRNWEAPRYWRRDPDGQGPWRWEFTLAGRCPLEDHLPVRHLSWFEADAYARWAGARLPSEAEWELASSDHGELLQQSHGHLWQWTSSPYRPYPGFQPAAGAVGEYNGKFMTSQFVLRGSSRLTPKGHSRDTYRNFFTPASRWMAAGLRLAQ from the coding sequence ATGGCCTCCGGCTCACTGCTGAACCGATTGATGGAGGTGCGTCGTACCAGTGAGGCGCTGATTGAGCCCCTCAATACCGAAGACCTCAACCTGCAGGGCATGGCCGATGCCAGTCCACCCAAATGGCACCTGGCTCACACCACCTGGTTTTTCGAAACCTTCGTGCTGAAGCCCAACCATCCGCGCTATGTGCCTGCTGACCCTCGCTGGAGTTATCTGTTCAACTCCTATTACGAAGCTGTTGGCCCGCGACAGCCACGGCCACAGCGAGGACTGCTCAGCCGACCACCAATGGAGGAAGTCTCAGCCTGGCGCAAGCGGGTGAACCTTGCTCTGGAAGAGCTTTTGGAGCACCACAGCGAAGCACCGTGGCTGGACCTGGTGGAACTGGGCCTTCACCATGAGCAACAGCATCAGGAACTGATGCTGATGGACCTGCTGGATGGATTCAGCCGTCAGCCACTCGAACCGGCCTATCGCAGCGACTGGCGTGAACAGTGTGATGACCAGCCCATCACCAGTTGCAGACCAACAGACTTACCGATGCAGGGATCCTGGCTCAAGTGCCGCGGAGGCCTGGTGGAGGTGGGCCACAACGGTGATTCCTTCCACTTCGACAACGAAGGACCGCGACATCGAACCTGGCTGGAACCCTTCAGCATCGCGGCTCGACTGGTGAACAATGCTGATTACCGATGCTTCATCGACGATGACGGTTACCAGCGTCCTGAGCTCTGGATGAGTGAGGGCTGGGCTGAGCGCAGTCAGCGCAACTGGGAAGCACCCCGCTACTGGCGACGAGACCCCGATGGCCAAGGTCCCTGGCGCTGGGAGTTCACCCTGGCTGGCCGTTGCCCACTGGAAGACCACCTGCCGGTGCGTCACCTCAGCTGGTTCGAAGCGGATGCCTATGCACGCTGGGCCGGCGCCCGCCTACCCAGCGAAGCGGAATGGGAGCTGGCCAGTTCTGATCATGGCGAATTACTTCAACAGAGCCATGGCCATCTCTGGCAGTGGACCTCAAGCCCCTATCGCCCCTACCCGGGCTTTCAACCTGCCGCAGGTGCGGTTGGCGAATACAACGGCAAATTCATGACCTCCCAGTTCGTACTGCGGGGCAGCAGCCGGCTCACACCCAAAGGGCATTCCCGCGACACTTACCGGAACTTTTTCACCCCGGCCAGCCGCTGGATGGCGGCAGGTCTACGCCTGGCCCAATGA
- a CDS encoding protein kinase has product MIGTLLADRYRLDCCLSSDPDHPQGTLWRAADQMAANAPVALRQLNDQATQDRFRSLWPAMQSLLHPQIPRFGGLLEEQGSLWLVREWQEGSSLSQIQNQRLQRQLVFGSGEVLLLMRQLLPPLAVLHGQELVHGDINPRNLLRRDQDCLPVLLDFGLLQRCGQQPLTAASPVFAPRSQVRQDPAAAWMDLHGLGVSALTLLTGRPPAQLLQADAKDWLLPNDLDLDSSYREVLERLLSEQPGQRFELAADALQALQAVSMPETTGPQARADRTLVLAPAVSDDSPPAASGSPDLPRIANPSRQEARRRPSAEQRQLAAEGRLWPVVGALLVSALVGTAIGWFLLTRGNPPAGAPSTDRDVIGRSPSASLPPAEVDQRQQLLSRLRALQVDRSWFLQLVDASLMARFPERGGRLPSDSLEDAPLRIVWNELAEEWLARVEQLPPALRSRLGQLKPGDWQTQRQALVSQGVNNKVVEQLVSASAQALLPGVPAGVKPPEPFRQLWIAAALRSLEDVRIEQVKARVQEPTVLSSRVSAGGARLISISVPAGRRLVLGINGTPLMQMTVYGSDGEVAADRGPLRVVTLPVEAGSPVQVLVTNDGVSSGLLTLSCRADAPAPKPLPEVDLNPIPDPATGADGPVEELPEPPGPRPAGAQDPPGEEADAAIAPTGESTPEFTAPSRQDSNQAP; this is encoded by the coding sequence GTGATCGGCACGTTGCTGGCCGACAGGTATCGCCTGGACTGTTGTCTGTCCTCTGATCCGGACCATCCCCAGGGGACTCTCTGGCGTGCCGCAGATCAGATGGCGGCTAATGCACCCGTTGCGTTGCGGCAACTCAACGATCAGGCGACTCAGGATCGCTTTCGCAGTCTTTGGCCGGCGATGCAGTCCCTTCTGCATCCGCAGATCCCGCGCTTTGGAGGGTTGCTTGAAGAGCAGGGCAGTCTCTGGCTGGTGCGGGAGTGGCAGGAGGGCTCAAGTCTGAGCCAGATCCAGAATCAACGCCTGCAGCGTCAGTTGGTGTTTGGTTCCGGAGAGGTCCTTCTGCTGATGAGGCAGCTGCTGCCACCCCTCGCAGTGCTGCACGGTCAGGAGCTGGTCCATGGCGATATCAATCCCCGCAATCTGCTGCGGCGCGATCAGGATTGTTTGCCTGTGCTGTTGGATTTTGGCTTGCTGCAGCGCTGCGGTCAGCAGCCGCTGACGGCAGCGTCACCGGTCTTTGCGCCTCGCTCCCAGGTGCGGCAGGACCCTGCAGCGGCCTGGATGGATCTGCATGGTCTCGGAGTGTCGGCTCTGACCCTGCTCACCGGCCGTCCTCCCGCGCAGCTGTTGCAGGCTGATGCAAAGGATTGGCTGCTGCCCAACGATCTTGATCTGGATTCCTCCTATCGGGAGGTGTTGGAGCGCTTGCTGTCTGAACAGCCTGGACAACGCTTTGAGCTCGCTGCGGATGCCCTCCAGGCTCTGCAGGCTGTGTCGATGCCTGAAACAACAGGCCCCCAGGCGCGGGCTGACCGCACTCTGGTACTGGCTCCAGCGGTGTCGGATGACTCCCCGCCCGCAGCGAGTGGGTCTCCGGATCTGCCAAGGATCGCCAACCCGTCTCGGCAGGAAGCCCGGCGTCGGCCTTCGGCGGAGCAGCGCCAGCTTGCGGCGGAAGGCCGCTTATGGCCTGTGGTCGGTGCCTTGTTGGTCTCGGCTCTTGTGGGCACAGCCATCGGTTGGTTTCTGCTGACTCGTGGTAATCCCCCCGCTGGCGCCCCTTCCACGGATCGTGATGTGATCGGGCGTTCCCCTTCCGCGAGCCTTCCACCTGCGGAGGTTGATCAACGTCAGCAGCTGCTCAGTCGTCTGCGAGCTCTGCAGGTCGATCGCAGTTGGTTTCTGCAGTTGGTGGATGCAAGCCTGATGGCCCGTTTCCCGGAGCGTGGCGGTCGCCTGCCCAGCGACTCTCTTGAAGACGCGCCTTTGAGAATTGTCTGGAATGAACTCGCTGAGGAGTGGCTGGCCAGGGTGGAGCAACTGCCGCCGGCGCTGCGCAGTCGCCTGGGACAGCTCAAGCCCGGCGATTGGCAGACGCAACGCCAGGCCCTTGTGTCGCAGGGCGTGAACAACAAGGTGGTGGAGCAGTTGGTCAGCGCTTCGGCACAGGCGTTGCTGCCCGGTGTGCCGGCAGGGGTGAAGCCGCCTGAGCCCTTCCGTCAGCTGTGGATCGCAGCTGCATTACGCAGCCTTGAGGACGTGCGAATTGAACAGGTCAAAGCTCGTGTGCAGGAGCCCACGGTTCTGTCCAGTCGTGTGTCCGCTGGTGGTGCTCGCCTGATCTCGATCTCGGTTCCAGCTGGGCGCCGCCTGGTGTTGGGCATCAACGGCACGCCATTGATGCAGATGACTGTCTATGGCTCCGATGGGGAGGTGGCTGCCGATCGCGGACCGCTGCGCGTTGTGACCCTGCCTGTGGAGGCAGGATCGCCAGTGCAGGTGCTGGTCACCAACGACGGCGTGTCCTCCGGTTTGTTGACGCTCTCCTGCCGTGCCGATGCGCCGGCACCGAAGCCCTTGCCGGAGGTTGATCTCAACCCGATCCCCGATCCGGCCACAGGGGCTGATGGCCCTGTCGAGGAGCTTCCGGAACCCCCCGGTCCCCGTCCCGCAGGTGCTCAAGATCCTCCTGGTGAAGAGGCCGACGCAGCCATTGCACCGACTGGTGAATCAACCCCTGAATTCACCGCACCTTCTCGGCAGGACAGCAATCAGGCTCCTTGA
- the smpB gene encoding SsrA-binding protein SmpB, whose amino-acid sequence MAKGGAKKNAAARAAAKRLLADNRLARHQYDILETLETGIELVGTEVKSIRAGQANLRDGFCLIRNGEMQLHNVHISPHTHASGYYNHDPLRVRRLLAHRREIDKLRGQLDQKGLTLIPLNMHLQGSWIKLTIGLGKGRKLHDKRAAEKDKQIKKETRAAIARY is encoded by the coding sequence ATGGCCAAAGGTGGAGCCAAGAAAAACGCGGCAGCTCGCGCGGCGGCCAAGCGCTTACTGGCCGACAACAGGCTGGCCAGGCATCAATACGACATCCTGGAAACTCTGGAAACCGGCATTGAACTGGTGGGGACTGAAGTGAAATCAATCCGAGCCGGCCAGGCCAATCTCCGAGATGGTTTCTGCCTGATCCGCAACGGCGAAATGCAGCTGCACAACGTGCACATCTCACCGCACACCCATGCAAGCGGCTACTACAACCATGACCCCCTGCGCGTGCGCAGGTTGCTGGCCCACCGACGCGAGATCGACAAACTGCGCGGGCAACTTGATCAGAAAGGACTGACGCTGATCCCGCTCAACATGCATCTGCAGGGGTCCTGGATCAAGCTCACCATCGGTCTCGGCAAAGGCCGCAAGTTGCATGACAAGCGCGCTGCCGAAAAGGACAAGCAGATCAAGAAAGAGACACGTGCTGCCATCGCCCGCTACTGA
- the ruvB gene encoding Holliday junction branch migration DNA helicase RuvB, whose product MAIVSSSAGSPRPRKEREPNRVIDAARQPGDDLDPAAMASRDDGLRPKCLQDYIGQRELKQVLGIAVQAALGRGDALDHVLLYGPPGLGKTTMAMVLAQELGVKCRITSAPALERPRDIVGLLVNLQPRELLFIDEIHRLSRVAEELLYPAMEDRRLDLTVGKGSTARTRALELPPFTLVGATTRAGALSSPLRDRFGLIQRLEFYGLDDLKSIVERAAGLLDLDLTADACAEIALRCRGTPRIANRLLRRVRDVACVRDCSGPIDRMLVDEALTLHRVDGRGLDASDRRLLELLLQSHGGGPAGLDTLAAALGEDPTTLESVVEPYLLQLGFLQRTPRGRVVTAAGRDHLAAA is encoded by the coding sequence ATGGCCATTGTTTCCTCAAGCGCAGGATCCCCTCGTCCACGCAAGGAGCGTGAGCCCAATCGGGTGATCGACGCAGCCCGGCAGCCAGGAGACGATCTCGATCCTGCGGCGATGGCCTCTCGCGACGACGGCTTAAGGCCCAAGTGTCTGCAGGACTACATCGGTCAGCGTGAGCTCAAGCAGGTGCTCGGAATTGCGGTACAGGCCGCCCTTGGCCGCGGTGATGCTCTCGATCATGTGCTGCTCTACGGCCCGCCGGGTCTGGGCAAAACGACCATGGCCATGGTGCTGGCGCAGGAGTTGGGGGTGAAATGCCGCATCACCAGTGCCCCGGCTCTGGAGCGCCCCCGCGACATCGTTGGTCTGTTGGTGAATCTGCAGCCAAGGGAGCTGCTGTTCATTGATGAAATCCATCGCCTCAGTCGCGTGGCCGAGGAGCTGCTCTATCCCGCCATGGAGGATCGTCGACTCGACCTCACCGTGGGGAAGGGAAGTACCGCCCGAACCCGCGCACTGGAATTACCGCCATTCACACTGGTTGGCGCCACAACCCGTGCAGGTGCACTGAGTTCTCCGCTGCGTGATCGCTTTGGCTTGATTCAGCGGCTTGAGTTCTACGGCTTGGATGACTTGAAGTCGATTGTGGAGCGGGCCGCAGGTTTGCTTGACCTCGATCTCACGGCGGATGCGTGCGCTGAGATTGCACTCCGCTGCAGGGGGACGCCTCGCATTGCCAACCGACTGTTGCGCCGGGTGCGAGATGTGGCCTGTGTGCGTGACTGCTCCGGACCGATCGATCGGATGTTGGTTGATGAGGCCCTCACCTTGCATCGGGTGGACGGCCGTGGACTAGACGCCAGTGATCGCCGGCTGCTGGAGCTGCTGCTTCAGTCCCATGGAGGCGGTCCCGCTGGACTGGATACCCTTGCCGCGGCCCTTGGAGAAGATCCCACCACCTTGGAGTCAGTGGTTGAACCGTATCTGCTTCAGCTCGGCTTCCTGCAGCGCACACCGCGTGGTCGGGTCGTGACGGCTGCGGGCCGTGACCATCTCGCTGCTGCTTGA
- a CDS encoding ATP-binding cassette domain-containing protein, which yields MSKSDGGYLNRLDRQIYSLRPRQTDVSRTAGDSVMLISAALRLLNMPNKRLDRVEGDILTCLDFNNIYYRTVSLPGDLEKGEYPLLVIHKADDRQPYLLYRDGQKNSLITIRNGRTIRITKAPWPVFADTAQELHRSFRDQIDGVTEIARLAYQPELGAIGLLLLISLIVLMFSLSIPILTNTLVSSVLPQSDLWWLAESLLVVAMVVVASITSQYLQGLMILRLETIGNQRLQIGVWEHFLKLPSGFTADHSKGEIYVGLSAISKIRSYIGAGALTSALSALFSFAFLALMIKYSPGLAVWMVLVVMVALVVVFQIARQSIELNEEVFELKAELNTMSNEISSNAFAIRSMSSEIPMLRRWMQRYTTMANISLKLNGLEQAIDVILIFLSPLGSVVLFAVAVVQVLNAPQSTGDPKLVGSFIAFYSAFTAFTGSVAGAASNLTTVFATVSVLWKKARTILDEPIEQGWRVDAINHVFEGEISLRDIRIQPSGLRSPLLNKISLTVDIGKILVIAGQRASGKSLLLKTMIGMTTPDLGEVLIDSTPISKISIRGLRRQVGYLPQEIVLETLCLRDLLREHRDDSDDVLWAMLQEVGLQERIRALPQQLDTQLDGEEEPLNSAECKLLALARALLRQPSALLLDEFLVGIPEEAHADLLTLIQKQGCTTVLVASHESELEIANTIVLIEDGTIGCQGKLGSPGLEREVFDLD from the coding sequence ATGAGTAAAAGCGACGGAGGCTATCTCAACCGACTTGACCGACAGATTTATTCTCTGCGCCCAAGACAAACAGATGTTTCGCGCACAGCCGGTGATTCAGTGATGTTGATCAGCGCTGCGCTGCGCCTGCTCAATATGCCTAACAAACGACTGGATCGAGTGGAAGGCGACATCCTCACCTGCCTCGATTTCAACAATATTTACTACAGAACAGTGTCCCTACCGGGGGATCTTGAAAAGGGCGAATACCCCCTTTTAGTCATTCATAAAGCTGACGATCGCCAGCCTTACTTGCTTTACAGGGATGGACAGAAGAACAGCCTGATCACCATCCGTAACGGTCGCACCATTCGAATCACGAAGGCGCCATGGCCCGTCTTCGCTGATACCGCACAGGAACTGCATCGCAGCTTTCGCGATCAGATTGACGGGGTCACTGAGATTGCCCGTCTCGCTTACCAGCCGGAATTGGGTGCCATAGGGCTGCTTCTGCTGATCTCCCTGATCGTGCTGATGTTCAGCCTTTCCATTCCCATCCTCACGAACACACTGGTCTCCTCGGTGCTCCCGCAAAGCGATCTCTGGTGGCTGGCTGAAAGTCTCCTGGTCGTCGCCATGGTCGTGGTGGCTTCAATCACCAGCCAGTACCTGCAAGGGCTGATGATCCTGCGGCTGGAAACCATTGGCAACCAACGCCTACAGATCGGGGTCTGGGAGCATTTCCTCAAGCTTCCATCAGGATTTACAGCTGATCACAGCAAAGGTGAGATCTACGTCGGGCTCAGCGCCATCTCCAAAATCCGCAGCTACATCGGAGCTGGCGCGCTGACCTCGGCACTCTCCGCGTTGTTTTCCTTCGCCTTCCTGGCGCTGATGATCAAGTACAGCCCAGGCCTTGCCGTCTGGATGGTTCTTGTCGTCATGGTGGCGCTGGTGGTGGTGTTCCAAATCGCCAGACAATCCATTGAGCTCAATGAGGAGGTGTTTGAACTCAAGGCGGAACTCAACACCATGAGCAATGAGATCAGCTCTAACGCCTTTGCCATCCGGTCAATGTCATCGGAGATTCCGATGCTGCGGCGCTGGATGCAGCGCTACACGACGATGGCCAACATCTCGCTCAAGCTGAATGGCTTGGAGCAGGCCATCGATGTCATCCTGATCTTCCTGTCTCCACTGGGTTCCGTTGTTCTGTTCGCGGTGGCAGTCGTACAGGTGCTCAATGCACCGCAGTCCACCGGCGACCCAAAACTTGTCGGCAGTTTCATCGCCTTTTACTCGGCCTTCACCGCCTTCACAGGATCAGTCGCAGGAGCCGCTTCTAACCTCACCACGGTGTTTGCCACGGTTTCGGTTCTCTGGAAAAAAGCCAGAACGATCCTGGATGAGCCGATCGAGCAGGGCTGGCGAGTTGACGCCATCAACCATGTCTTTGAAGGCGAAATCAGTCTCAGAGACATTCGAATCCAACCATCAGGACTGCGATCACCACTGCTCAACAAAATCAGCCTGACAGTGGACATCGGCAAGATTCTTGTGATCGCTGGGCAGAGAGCCTCCGGAAAATCATTGCTGCTGAAAACCATGATCGGTATGACTACTCCCGACCTGGGAGAGGTGCTGATCGACTCCACTCCCATCAGCAAAATATCGATCCGAGGATTACGGCGGCAGGTCGGCTATCTGCCTCAGGAGATCGTGCTTGAGACCCTATGCCTCAGAGACTTACTGCGTGAACATCGCGATGACAGCGATGACGTGCTCTGGGCGATGCTCCAAGAAGTGGGCCTCCAAGAGCGAATCCGAGCTCTACCTCAACAACTGGATACCCAGCTCGATGGCGAGGAAGAACCCCTCAACAGCGCGGAATGCAAGCTGCTGGCACTTGCCAGAGCTCTTCTGAGGCAGCCATCAGCTCTCCTGCTGGATGAATTTCTGGTGGGAATTCCCGAGGAAGCGCATGCTGATCTGCTCACTCTGATCCAAAAGCAAGGATGCACAACTGTGCTGGTGGCAAGCCATGAGAGTGAATTAGAGATCGCCAACACAATTGTGTTGATTGAGGACGGAACGATCGGATGCCAGGGCAAGCTCGGATCTCCTGGACTGGAGCGCGAGGTTTTTGACCTGGATTGA